Proteins found in one Bartonella krasnovii genomic segment:
- a CDS encoding DMT family transporter, whose translation MTNIKQFKYPLLSKPELAIFAATILWGITFLVIHIAVRYSGPLFFVGFRFIVASLICGAIFWRSIKGITVYEVFAGMAIGLSMFLGYAFQAAGLQTIISSQSAFITALYVPMVPILQWIVFKKPPRFACWIGIVFAFIGLVLVSGQKPGSFDFSKGEILTLLGALAIAGEVILIGIFANKVDSRRVTIIQLFFSGFFSFSCMPLMGESIPEFSWVWFSIGMGLALMSAIIQLAMNWAQKSISPTRATLIYAGEPVWAGIVGRLAGEHLSPLALLGGLFILIGIIVAELQPSQWRKKNKAIEKTD comes from the coding sequence ATGACGAATATCAAACAGTTTAAATACCCTTTATTAAGCAAACCAGAATTGGCAATATTTGCTGCAACAATATTATGGGGGATTACATTTTTAGTTATTCACATTGCGGTACGCTATAGCGGTCCTCTGTTTTTTGTTGGATTTCGTTTTATTGTTGCATCCCTTATATGTGGAGCAATTTTTTGGCGCTCTATAAAAGGTATAACTGTTTATGAAGTTTTTGCTGGGATGGCAATTGGTTTATCCATGTTTTTGGGTTATGCTTTTCAAGCAGCTGGACTTCAAACGATTATTAGTAGTCAGTCGGCTTTTATCACAGCGCTTTATGTTCCGATGGTTCCAATCTTGCAATGGATTGTTTTTAAAAAACCTCCCCGTTTTGCTTGTTGGATTGGTATTGTTTTTGCTTTTATTGGTCTTGTACTTGTTTCAGGACAAAAGCCGGGAAGTTTTGATTTTTCAAAAGGCGAAATTTTGACTTTGTTGGGGGCTTTAGCAATTGCTGGAGAAGTCATACTCATCGGAATTTTTGCCAACAAGGTTGATAGTCGACGTGTGACCATTATTCAGTTATTCTTTAGTGGTTTTTTTTCGTTTTCTTGTATGCCTTTGATGGGGGAAAGCATTCCTGAATTTTCGTGGGTATGGTTTAGTATTGGTATGGGATTGGCATTAATGAGTGCGATTATCCAATTGGCCATGAATTGGGCACAAAAGTCCATTTCCCCTACACGTGCAACACTCATTTATGCAGGTGAACCAGTATGGGCTGGTATTGTTGGGCGTTTGGCTGGAGAGCATTTATCTCCTTTAGCTTTATTGGGTGGTTTGTTTATTCTGATTGGGATCATTGTTGCTGAATTACAACCTTCACAATGGCGTAAAAAAAATAAAGCAATTGAAAAGACTGATTAG
- a CDS encoding LOG family protein, with the protein MKKNCKEKSKEEQENWTPLLHTREALQKIHEVSNSTQMCSPTYRLAYIDQDFMMRPELRSQRIGLEFLKPEITLKEYDIQSTVVLFGGARIPEHGQEAWAAKNETQKKNLHAMSHYYDEAREFACLCSRYSATTQYREFVVVTGGGPGIMEAGNRGACDVGAPTVGLNIILPHEQEPNSYVSPHLCFNFHYLGMRKMHFLMRAKALAIFPGGFGTLDELFETLTLIQTGRMKQVPILLFGQEFWSNAINFDYLSEQGTISPSDIDLIKFVNTAAEAFEEIRCFYKLP; encoded by the coding sequence ATGAAAAAAAACTGTAAAGAAAAAAGTAAAGAAGAACAAGAAAATTGGACACCACTTCTTCACACGAGAGAAGCTCTCCAAAAGATCCATGAAGTTTCTAATTCAACACAAATGTGTTCACCTACTTATCGTTTAGCCTATATCGATCAAGATTTTATGATGCGTCCAGAGCTACGCTCACAACGTATTGGTCTTGAATTTTTAAAGCCAGAAATAACACTTAAAGAATATGATATCCAATCAACAGTTGTTTTGTTTGGTGGTGCGCGTATTCCTGAACACGGGCAAGAAGCTTGGGCAGCAAAAAATGAAACGCAAAAGAAAAACTTGCATGCTATGTCACATTATTACGATGAGGCAAGGGAATTTGCATGTTTATGCTCACGCTATTCCGCTACCACACAATATCGTGAGTTTGTGGTTGTCACAGGGGGTGGGCCAGGGATCATGGAAGCAGGAAATCGTGGCGCTTGTGATGTTGGAGCCCCAACGGTTGGCTTGAATATTATTTTACCACATGAACAAGAGCCTAATTCATATGTATCTCCGCATTTGTGTTTCAATTTTCACTATTTGGGGATGCGAAAAATGCATTTTCTCATGCGGGCGAAGGCATTAGCTATTTTTCCTGGAGGATTTGGGACTCTGGATGAGTTGTTTGAGACGTTAACTTTGATACAGACGGGACGGATGAAACAGGTTCCAATTTTACTGTTTGGTCAAGAATTTTGGAGCAATGCCATCAATTTTGATTATTTATCAGAACAAGGTACAATTTCTCCCTCTGATATTGATTTAATAAAATTTGTCAATACCGCAGCAGAAGCCTTTGAAGAAATCCGTTGTTTTTACAAACTACCTTAA
- the fmt gene encoding methionyl-tRNA formyltransferase, which yields MALRLSFMGTPSFSVPILHALLESGHDVVAVYSQPPRPAGRRGLKLIPSPVQNAAEEKSIPVFTPKTLKTAEQQAQLAALCIDVAVVVAYGLLLPKAILETPRFGCFNAHASLLPRWRGAAPIQRAIMAGDKETGMMIMKMDEGLDTGPIALSRSIPITDTTTTDELSNKLSYIGAELMIEALSTLEKGQLKLTPQSEEGITYAAKIRKEETRIDWTKSAEFIHRYIRALSPFPGCWCNMSIMGQEERVKILGSRLITGPSLEIGRIEPDSLIIHCGQGRLEITHLQRSGGKVLESVTFLRGAHISAVY from the coding sequence ATGGCATTACGGTTGAGTTTTATGGGGACCCCCAGTTTTTCTGTTCCCATTTTACATGCTTTGTTGGAATCTGGTCATGATGTTGTCGCCGTTTATAGTCAACCTCCTCGCCCGGCAGGACGTCGTGGTCTTAAACTCATTCCCTCACCTGTGCAAAATGCAGCAGAAGAAAAGTCTATTCCTGTATTCACCCCCAAAACACTCAAAACAGCTGAACAGCAAGCCCAACTTGCAGCACTTTGTATTGATGTTGCTGTTGTGGTTGCCTATGGACTCCTCTTACCAAAAGCTATTCTTGAAACACCACGTTTTGGATGTTTTAATGCCCATGCTTCGCTTTTACCACGCTGGCGTGGTGCTGCACCTATTCAGCGTGCCATTATGGCTGGTGATAAGGAAACGGGGATGATGATTATGAAAATGGATGAAGGGCTTGATACAGGGCCTATTGCCCTCTCACGCTCTATTCCCATCACGGATACTACCACCACGGATGAACTTTCAAATAAGCTTTCATATATCGGCGCAGAGCTTATGATAGAAGCTCTATCAACTTTAGAAAAAGGACAACTCAAACTGACCCCCCAATCAGAAGAAGGCATCACCTATGCTGCCAAAATCAGAAAGGAAGAAACCCGCATTGATTGGACAAAGTCTGCTGAATTTATTCATCGATATATTCGCGCACTCTCTCCCTTTCCTGGTTGCTGGTGTAACATGAGTATCATGGGACAAGAAGAACGCGTAAAAATTCTTGGAAGTCGTTTAATAACAGGCCCTTCTCTTGAAATTGGTCGAATAGAACCAGATTCTTTGATTATCCATTGTGGACAAGGGCGCCTTGAAATAACCCACCTGCAAAGATCTGGTGGTAAAGTCCTTGAAAGCGTAACATTTTTGCGAGGCGCTCATATTTCTGCTGTTTATTGA
- the truA gene encoding tRNA pseudouridine(38-40) synthase TruA, translating into MPRFKLTLEYDGSNYAGWQRQAELHTIQEALEQVIFRFSGQQLTITTAGRTDAGVHATGQVAHVDFIKNWPPYTVQNALNALLRQQGEAISILNVENVSDDFDARFSAIKRHYLFKILNRRSPPALNAKRVWWLPKPLDAEAMHEAAQKLVGQHDFTTFRSTHCQAKSPIRTLECLDVQREGEEIFLYARARSFLHHQIRSFAGSLMEVGIGRWRAQDLEEALHAKDRKRCGVVAPPSGLYLTKVEY; encoded by the coding sequence ATGCCACGTTTTAAACTTACTCTTGAATATGATGGATCAAATTATGCTGGCTGGCAACGTCAAGCAGAGCTTCACACGATACAAGAAGCTCTTGAGCAGGTTATTTTTCGCTTTAGTGGACAACAATTAACTATTACAACAGCGGGTCGAACGGATGCTGGAGTGCATGCTACGGGACAAGTTGCCCATGTTGATTTCATAAAAAACTGGCCTCCATATACTGTACAGAATGCGCTCAATGCTCTTTTACGCCAACAGGGAGAAGCGATTTCAATTTTAAATGTAGAAAATGTCTCTGATGACTTTGATGCACGATTTTCTGCTATCAAACGTCATTATCTTTTTAAAATCCTCAATCGTCGCTCTCCACCAGCCTTAAACGCCAAACGTGTGTGGTGGTTGCCAAAGCCTCTTGATGCTGAAGCTATGCATGAAGCTGCTCAAAAGCTTGTAGGACAACATGATTTTACAACTTTCCGTTCAACACATTGCCAAGCCAAAAGCCCTATTCGGACCCTTGAATGCCTCGATGTTCAAAGAGAAGGAGAAGAAATCTTCCTTTATGCGCGAGCCCGCTCTTTTCTTCATCATCAAATCCGTTCATTCGCAGGAAGCCTCATGGAAGTTGGTATTGGCCGCTGGAGAGCACAAGATCTTGAAGAAGCTCTCCATGCTAAAGATCGTAAACGTTGTGGTGTTGTTGCCCCCCCTTCAGGACTTTATTTAACCAAAGTAGAATATTAA
- a CDS encoding DNA recombination protein RmuC, whose protein sequence is MFDSFFSFIFADESFTKLSVFLLLILVCLALFILIYSHRKKALLESEVAKHAREAQEQMATLLKTQAEMQGRMQTMAEIFGQRQAELNKSLSEQLNGMTANIGKTLQVQTKSTYENLNRLQERLAVIDAAQNNIQSLTGQVVQLQSILSNKQTRGTFGQGRMEAIIADALPTNAYVFQAVLSNGKRPDCLIHMPNKAPSLVVDAKFPLEAWNALRKAESAQERQEAERQFRTDIEVHIRDIEQKYLIPGETHDTAFLFVPSESIFATIYEDFEPLVQKANRAHVIIVSPSLLMLSVQVVQTIMKDARMREQAHLIQSEVAKLMEDFGRMDMRVRALQKHFHKAGEDIEGILISSSKIMKRANRIETFELKENHSEVTKQH, encoded by the coding sequence ATGTTTGATTCGTTTTTTTCTTTTATATTTGCTGATGAGTCTTTTACGAAATTGAGTGTTTTTCTTTTATTGATACTCGTTTGCTTAGCACTTTTTATATTGATTTATTCTCATCGGAAAAAGGCACTTTTGGAAAGTGAAGTTGCCAAGCATGCTCGTGAAGCACAAGAGCAGATGGCTACTTTGCTCAAAACACAAGCTGAAATGCAAGGGCGAATGCAAACGATGGCGGAAATTTTTGGTCAACGGCAAGCTGAATTGAATAAATCACTCAGCGAGCAACTCAATGGCATGACAGCCAATATAGGTAAAACACTTCAGGTACAGACAAAATCCACCTATGAAAATTTGAATCGTTTGCAAGAGCGTTTAGCAGTGATTGATGCAGCACAAAATAATATTCAATCGCTTACGGGACAAGTTGTTCAGTTGCAGTCTATTTTAAGCAATAAGCAGACACGTGGTACTTTTGGTCAGGGGCGGATGGAAGCCATTATTGCCGATGCCTTACCAACAAATGCTTACGTTTTTCAGGCTGTTCTTTCCAATGGAAAGCGCCCAGATTGTCTTATTCACATGCCAAATAAAGCACCTTCTCTTGTTGTGGATGCTAAATTTCCTTTGGAAGCTTGGAATGCACTGCGTAAAGCAGAATCAGCACAAGAGCGTCAAGAGGCAGAGCGTCAATTTCGTACCGATATAGAAGTTCATATTCGTGATATTGAACAAAAATATTTGATTCCTGGAGAAACTCATGACACCGCTTTTCTTTTTGTACCATCGGAATCGATTTTTGCAACAATTTATGAGGATTTTGAGCCATTGGTACAAAAAGCCAATAGAGCTCATGTGATTATTGTTTCACCGTCTTTATTGATGCTCTCTGTCCAAGTTGTACAAACCATTATGAAAGATGCGCGGATGCGTGAACAAGCACATTTAATTCAATCAGAAGTAGCAAAATTAATGGAAGATTTTGGACGAATGGATATGCGTGTTCGCGCACTACAGAAGCACTTTCACAAAGCAGGTGAAGATATAGAAGGAATTTTAATATCATCATCCAAAATTATGAAACGGGCAAATCGCATTGAAACCTTCGAGTTAAAAGAAAATCACTCTGAAGTAACAAAGCAGCATTAA
- the lepA gene encoding translation elongation factor 4: protein MTIDRNYIRNFSIVAHIDHGKSTLADRLIQMTGGLDTREMKEQVLDSMDIERERGITIKAQTVRLHYKAKNGETYILNLMDTPGHVDFAYEVSRSLAACEGSLLVVDASQGVEAQTLANVYQAIDNSHELVVVLNKVDLPAAEPERVKEQIEDVIGIDTSGAVEISAKTGLGVPDVLEAIVTQLPPPRTGDVANPLKAMLVDSWYDAYLGVIVLVRVIDGVLKKGQTIRMMGTGAKYPVERVGVFTPKMVQVDELGPGEIGFITASIKEVADTRVGDTITEERRPCENALPGFKPAQPVVFCGLFPIDAADFDDLRAAMGKLRLNDASFSFEMETSAALGFGFRCGFLGLLHLEIIQERLEREFNLDLIATAPSVVYRMNMNDGSVKELHNPADMPDVVKISSIEEPWIRATIMTPDNYLGSILELCQERRGIQVGLSYVGTRAMVTYDLPLNEVVFDFYDRLKSISKGYASFDYQMRDYAEGDLVKMSILVNGESIDALSMLVHRTIAEKRGRSMCEKLKDLIPQHMFQIPIQAAIGGKVIARETIRALRKDVTAKCYGGDVTRKRKLLEKQKEGKKRMRQFGKVEIPQSAFIQALKMNK, encoded by the coding sequence ATGACAATAGATCGTAATTATATTCGTAATTTTTCCATCGTGGCGCATATTGACCACGGCAAGTCCACTTTAGCGGATCGTTTGATTCAAATGACAGGAGGGCTTGACACACGTGAGATGAAGGAACAAGTGCTTGATTCCATGGATATTGAGCGTGAACGTGGAATTACTATTAAAGCACAAACAGTACGTTTACATTATAAAGCAAAGAATGGTGAGACCTATATTTTAAATCTTATGGATACACCAGGTCATGTGGATTTTGCTTATGAAGTTTCGCGTTCATTGGCAGCTTGTGAAGGTTCTCTGTTGGTGGTAGATGCGAGCCAAGGTGTTGAGGCACAAACGTTGGCAAATGTTTATCAAGCTATTGATAATTCCCATGAATTGGTTGTTGTACTCAATAAAGTTGACCTTCCGGCAGCAGAACCTGAACGTGTTAAAGAACAAATTGAAGATGTGATAGGCATTGATACCTCTGGGGCCGTGGAAATATCAGCAAAAACAGGTTTAGGTGTCCCTGATGTTTTGGAGGCAATTGTTACACAGTTACCACCTCCACGTACAGGCGATGTTGCAAATCCCTTGAAGGCAATGTTGGTTGATAGCTGGTATGATGCATATCTTGGTGTCATCGTTTTGGTACGAGTCATTGATGGTGTGCTAAAAAAAGGCCAAACCATTCGTATGATGGGTACGGGCGCAAAATATCCCGTTGAGCGCGTTGGGGTGTTTACACCTAAAATGGTACAGGTTGATGAATTAGGACCAGGTGAGATTGGTTTTATCACTGCTTCTATCAAAGAAGTTGCTGATACACGGGTTGGCGATACGATTACGGAAGAGCGTCGTCCTTGTGAAAATGCTTTACCTGGTTTTAAGCCTGCACAACCGGTTGTCTTTTGTGGACTTTTTCCAATTGATGCAGCCGATTTTGATGATTTGCGTGCAGCCATGGGCAAATTACGCTTAAATGATGCGAGTTTTTCTTTTGAAATGGAAACATCTGCAGCTTTGGGGTTTGGTTTTAGGTGTGGCTTTTTGGGACTTCTTCATCTTGAAATTATTCAAGAGCGATTAGAGCGTGAATTTAATTTGGATTTAATCGCGACAGCACCTTCAGTTGTTTATCGTATGAATATGAATGATGGTTCAGTTAAAGAGTTGCACAATCCAGCAGATATGCCTGATGTGGTTAAAATTTCTTCTATCGAAGAACCGTGGATTCGAGCGACAATCATGACTCCTGATAATTATCTTGGGTCAATTTTAGAGCTTTGCCAGGAGCGGCGTGGAATACAGGTTGGTTTATCCTATGTTGGAACGCGTGCTATGGTGACGTATGATTTACCACTCAATGAAGTTGTTTTTGATTTTTATGACCGCCTAAAATCGATCTCAAAGGGATATGCTTCTTTTGATTATCAGATGAGGGATTATGCAGAGGGGGATTTAGTTAAAATGTCTATTTTGGTAAATGGAGAGTCTATTGATGCATTGTCAATGCTTGTGCACCGTACGATTGCGGAAAAGCGTGGGCGTTCCATGTGCGAAAAGCTGAAAGATCTTATTCCCCAGCATATGTTTCAGATTCCAATTCAAGCGGCTATTGGTGGTAAAGTCATAGCGCGCGAAACAATTCGTGCTTTGCGTAAAGATGTAACAGCAAAATGTTACGGGGGCGATGTGACGCGTAAGCGCAAATTGTTGGAAAAGCAAAAAGAAGGCAAAAAACGGATGCGCCAATTTGGAAAGGTAGAAATTCCTCAGTCAGCTTTTATTCAAGCGCTCAAAATGAATAAATAA
- the dapD gene encoding 2,3,4,5-tetrahydropyridine-2,6-dicarboxylate N-succinyltransferase has translation MTPLTQFEIIIEKAFDNRDSINTTTKGEIRESVEHILSLLDKGEIRVAERQKNGQWHVHQWLKKAVLLSFRLNPMKIIAGGINGTHWWDKVPSKFSGWKENDFQKAGFRSVPGAIVRHSAYIAPNVILMPSFINLGAFVDEGTMVDTWTTVGSCAQIGKHVHLSGGVGIGGVLEPLQANPTIIEDHCFIGARSEVVEGCIIREGAVLGMGVFIGKSTKIIDRTTGEIFIGEVPAYSVVVPGSLPGKPLPNGEAGPNLYCAVIVKRVDQKTREKTSINELLRD, from the coding sequence ATGACCCCTCTCACACAATTTGAAATCATTATCGAAAAAGCATTTGATAATCGCGATTCTATCAATACTACCACAAAAGGCGAAATCCGTGAGAGTGTCGAACACATATTAAGCCTTCTTGATAAAGGTGAAATCCGTGTGGCAGAACGGCAAAAAAATGGACAATGGCATGTTCATCAATGGTTGAAAAAAGCTGTTTTGCTCTCTTTTCGGCTAAACCCAATGAAAATTATTGCTGGTGGAATCAACGGAACACATTGGTGGGATAAAGTTCCTTCAAAATTTTCTGGTTGGAAAGAAAATGATTTTCAAAAAGCGGGGTTTCGTTCCGTTCCTGGAGCGATTGTACGTCATTCTGCCTATATTGCACCAAACGTCATACTCATGCCATCCTTTATCAATCTTGGTGCTTTTGTCGATGAAGGAACAATGGTTGATACCTGGACAACCGTTGGTTCTTGTGCACAAATCGGCAAACATGTTCACCTTTCTGGTGGTGTTGGTATTGGAGGCGTTTTGGAACCTCTGCAAGCAAATCCAACCATTATTGAAGATCATTGTTTTATTGGTGCTCGCTCTGAAGTTGTTGAAGGTTGTATTATTCGTGAAGGTGCTGTTTTAGGGATGGGAGTCTTTATTGGGAAGTCTACAAAGATTATTGACCGTACAACAGGTGAAATTTTTATCGGTGAAGTACCAGCATATTCAGTTGTTGTACCAGGGTCTCTCCCTGGAAAACCACTCCCTAATGGTGAAGCGGGACCAAACCTTTACTGTGCTGTTATTGTAAAACGCGTTGATCAAAAAACACGAGAAAAAACATCGATTAATGAGCTTTTACGTGATTAG
- the argB gene encoding acetylglutamate kinase: MDDAKNSAVDVLEKQAAFLSSALPYMQKYENETVVVKYGGHAMGDPALGRAFARDIALLKQSGINPVVVHGGGPQIAEILMKMGIESRFENGLRVTDERIIEVVEMVLAGSINKEIVALINAEGEWAIGLCGKDGNMVFAEKAYRTVIDPDSNIERVLDLGFVGEPIEVDRTLLDLLACSEMIPVLAPVAPGRDGKTYNINADIFAGAIAGALEAKRLLFLTDVPGVLDKQGKLLKELTVSEAEKLIKNGTISGGMIPKVETCIKALQNGVEGVVILNGKTPHSVLLELFTEQGVGTLIVS; the protein is encoded by the coding sequence ATGGATGATGCTAAAAACAGTGCTGTCGATGTTTTAGAAAAACAAGCAGCATTTTTATCGTCTGCTTTACCTTATATGCAAAAATACGAAAATGAAACAGTCGTGGTAAAATATGGCGGTCATGCTATGGGTGATCCTGCTTTAGGGCGAGCATTTGCGCGTGATATTGCTCTATTAAAGCAATCGGGGATTAATCCTGTTGTTGTTCATGGTGGAGGACCTCAAATTGCTGAAATTTTGATGAAAATGGGGATTGAATCACGATTTGAAAACGGCTTACGGGTAACCGATGAGCGGATCATTGAAGTGGTTGAAATGGTTTTAGCGGGTTCCATCAATAAGGAAATAGTTGCTCTTATCAATGCTGAGGGTGAATGGGCAATAGGTCTGTGCGGCAAGGATGGCAATATGGTTTTTGCCGAAAAGGCTTATAGAACTGTCATTGATCCTGATTCGAATATTGAACGTGTTCTAGATTTGGGATTTGTTGGTGAGCCTATTGAAGTTGATCGTACATTACTAGATCTATTAGCTTGTTCTGAAATGATACCAGTTCTTGCTCCTGTGGCTCCAGGTCGGGATGGTAAAACCTATAATATTAATGCTGATATTTTTGCTGGAGCTATTGCGGGTGCATTAGAGGCTAAACGTCTTTTATTTCTTACTGATGTTCCTGGTGTTTTGGATAAACAGGGTAAACTTTTAAAAGAATTGACAGTTTCTGAAGCTGAGAAACTTATCAAAAATGGAACAATTTCAGGAGGCATGATTCCCAAAGTAGAAACTTGTATAAAAGCCCTTCAAAATGGTGTGGAAGGGGTTGTCATTTTAAATGGAAAAACCCCTCATTCTGTTTTACTAGAACTGTTTACCGAACAGGGAGTTGGGACGCTTATTGTTTCATAA
- the def gene encoding peptide deformylase, whose protein sequence is MSIRSLVTLPDPILREVSKPIEHVDATLQKLADNMLETMYHAHGIGLAAIQIGIPLRMLVMDVSPNDAPKNPFVIINPEILWLSEERNIHKEGCLSIPDYFAEVERPKRLRVRYQNREGKQTEIEADDLLATCLQHEMDHLDGRLFIDYISKIKRDMVIRKFKKRAKEKNTQEAIL, encoded by the coding sequence ATGTCAATAAGATCTTTAGTTACTTTACCAGATCCGATTTTACGGGAAGTGTCCAAGCCCATCGAGCATGTTGATGCAACCCTTCAAAAGCTTGCGGATAATATGCTGGAAACTATGTATCATGCCCACGGCATTGGTCTTGCTGCTATTCAGATTGGCATACCACTGCGCATGCTGGTTATGGATGTCTCTCCAAATGATGCACCTAAAAATCCATTTGTCATTATCAATCCAGAAATTCTATGGCTTTCAGAAGAGCGTAATATTCACAAAGAAGGTTGTCTTTCTATTCCTGACTATTTTGCAGAAGTTGAACGCCCTAAACGTCTGCGTGTTCGCTATCAGAACCGTGAAGGAAAACAAACAGAAATTGAAGCAGATGATTTGTTGGCAACTTGCTTGCAGCATGAAATGGATCATTTAGATGGGCGTCTTTTTATTGATTATATCTCAAAAATCAAACGCGATATGGTGATACGAAAATTTAAAAAACGCGCAAAAGAAAAAAATACTCAGGAAGCAATTTTGTAA